The following proteins are co-located in the Callithrix jacchus isolate 240 chromosome 10, calJac240_pri, whole genome shotgun sequence genome:
- the LOC100388492 gene encoding secretoglobin family 1D member 2-like, translating into MRLSVCLLLVMLALCCYQANAVVCPALLSETLGFLFVDEPAFKLQLAKFNAPPKAVAAKLEVKKCTDQMSLEKRGPIEVALLKIVEKCNK; encoded by the exons ATGAGGCTGTCGGTGTGTCTCCTGCTGGTCATGCTGGCCCTTTGCTGCTACCAGG CCAACGCCGTGGTCTGCCCAGCTCTTCTTTCTGAGACATTGGGCTTCTTATTCGTTGACGAACCTGCGTTCAAGTTACAACTTGCCAAATTTAATGCTCCTCCAAAAGCTGTTGCAGCCAAGTTGGAAGTGAAGAAATGCACAGATCAGATGTCCCTTGAGAAACGAGGCCCAATTGAAGTAGCCCtg ttgAAAATCGTGGAAAAATGTAACAAGTGA